One region of Asterias rubens chromosome 5, eAstRub1.3, whole genome shotgun sequence genomic DNA includes:
- the LOC117290327 gene encoding LOW QUALITY PROTEIN: AP-1 complex subunit beta-1-like (The sequence of the model RefSeq protein was modified relative to this genomic sequence to represent the inferred CDS: substituted 1 base at 1 genomic stop codon), with product MTDSKYFTTTKKGEIYELKADLNSDKKEKKKEAVKKVIASMTVGKDVSSLFPDVVNCMQTDNLELKKLVYLYLMNYAKSQPDMAIMAVNTFVKDCEDTNPLIRALAVCTMGCIXVDKITAYLCDPLRKCLKDEDPYVQKTAAVCVAKLYDINPQLVEDQGFIDQLRDLLTASNPM from the exons ATGACGGATTCCAAGTATTTCACAACGACCAAGAAGGGTGAGATCTATGAGTTAAAGGCAGACCTGAACAGCGACAAGaaggaaaagaagaaagaaGCTGTGAAGAAAGTTATCGCTAGTATGACGGTCGGCAAGGATGTTAg CTCCCTCTTTCCTGATGTGGTGAACTGCATGCAAACTGACAACCTGGAGTTGAAGAAACTTGTGTATCTCTACTTGATGAACTACGCCAAGAGCCAGCCTGACATGGCTATTATGGCAGTCAATACATTCGTCAAG gACTGCGAGGACACCAACCCACTGATTCGTGCTCTAGCAGTGTGCACCATGGGCTGCATCTGAGTGGATAAGATCACAGCATACCTGTGTGACCCGCTGCGTAAATGCCTGAAGGATGAAGACCCCTATGTGCAGAAAACTGCCGCAGTATGTGTAGCTAAGCTGTATGATATCAACCCACAGCTTGTTGAGGATCAGGGATTTATTGATCAACTGAGGGACCTTTTGACTGCATCAAACCCAATG
- the LOC117290491 gene encoding peroxisome assembly protein 12-like yields MAEFGAHLTSTTVSNRPSFFEVLAQESLMSTLRPAMKHLIKDSGNLSSGLWHYRKRGIGIAAISISQGLSVSIFFLQFLEWWYMSQDNQSRLAVTALPIPKPPKVEQKEKSAVPEDVSLCPLCHKHRTNDTALSTSGYVFCYPCIYS; encoded by the exons ATGGCGGAATTTGGTGCTCACTTGACATCAACGACAGTCTCAAACAGACCTTCATTTTTTGAAGTTCTTGCTCAAGAAAGTTTGATGAGTACACTTCGACCGGCCATGAAGCATTTGATAAAG gactctggaaa TCTGTCGTCAGGTTTGTGGCATTATCGCAAGCGAGGCATCGGCATTGCTGCAATCTCCATCTCACAGGGTCTCTCAGTCAGCATCTTCTTCCTACAGTTCTTAGAATGGTGGTACATGAGTCAAGACAATCAGAGTAGACTGGCTGTTACTGCATTACCAATACCTAAACCACCTAAG GTTGAGCAAAAAGAGAAGAGCGCAGTTCCTGAAGATGTATCTTTATGTCCTCTGTGTCACAAGCACAGAACGAACGATACTGCATTATCAACATCAGG ATATGTTTTCTGCTACCCATGTATCTACAGTTGA